One Watersipora subatra chromosome 4, tzWatSuba1.1, whole genome shotgun sequence genomic window carries:
- the LOC137394349 gene encoding uncharacterized protein, which yields MRAQENNTGCRNPNAITTRPPAGTRTGQTVRLASLLSRYATVCSMGDDDVGRTSEIEHSILLEEGTRPIQQPPPPNTLGPEKEAEAGRKAHDLLKRGLIELAQEAWSYPAVLVQKKDGKWRFCTDYLRLNAVTKQDAYPYPGSTTAWTPCLAAATSALLTWSHSKPVQSLHRPRQGKDSHRVVEPARIERAPRIPQDRPLLLTVYPEFATIAHLSHPVTAKGVPWRLTEGDQVAFKKLKDSISTTPILGYPDPHRQYTLDTDTGGCGVGTMLSQVQEACESSVAYYSKTLTPQNAITASLENCLR from the exons GAACAGGTCAGACGGTGAGGTTGGCCTCCTTGCTGAGTCGATATGCCACTGTGTGCAGCATGGGTGACGACGATGTAGGGAGGACCTCTGAAATAGAACATTCTATTTTGCTTGAGGAGGGCACTCGGCCGATCCAGCAACCCCCCCCCCCCAACACACTCGGACCGGAGAAGGAAGCGGAGGCTGGAAGGAAGGCCCATGATCTACTTAAAAGGGGGCTTATCGAACTAGCTCAAGAAGCTTGGAGCTACCCCGCAGTGTTGGTCCAAAAAAAGGATGGGAAGTGGCGCTTTTGCACAGACTACCTACGTTTGAATGCCGTCACCAagcaggacgcctacccctacccaggatcgacgacagcctgGACACCCTGTCTGGCAGCGGCTACTTCAGCTCTCTtgacctg GTCACATAGTAAGCCAGTACAGAGTCTCCACAGACCCCGACAAGGTAAAGACAGTCACAGAGTGGTCGAACCCGCGAGGATTGAGAGAGCTCCAAGGATTCCTCAAGACCGTCCGCTACTACTGACAGTATATCCCGAGTTCGCTACTATAGCACATCTCTCGCACCCGGTGACTGCAAAAGGAGTGCCCTGGAGATTGACGGAAGGAGATCAGGTCGCCTTCAAAAAGCTAAAGGACAGTATCAGCACCACCCCGATCTTGGGCTACCCGGACCCCCATAGGCAGTACACCCTGGACACAGACACCGGCGGATGTGGAGTGGGGACCATGCTGTCCCAAGTACAGGAAGCCTGTGAGAGTTCCgttgcctactacagcaaaacCCTCACCCCTCAAAATGCAATAACTGCGTCACTCGAGAATTGCTTGCGGTAA